One segment of Allorhodopirellula heiligendammensis DNA contains the following:
- a CDS encoding type I polyketide synthase, whose translation MTTPSNALQEIPLAIVSMACRVPGANNTDEYWDLIRQGRSAIGELPPDRLDQRMYYDPVEGARAKTYSRIGGIVRSESRAVEPFGLTAEDIAAADEAHLELLSVAAEAMRSAGWDPHDLPNRRAGVYIGHTRGTGLGGDLMYRTLVPETASYLNDLPQYHELVGDRGDEIIQSIVGETHSRYRGHDATGGPKLEAFQASRIVSKAFGLDGPYMALNAACASSLYALAAGATALQTGEIDMAVVGGTSHCKFDSLILFSKAGSISATGSRPFDAGADGLVSAEGYVILVLKTLARAVADGDQVEAVIRGIGVSSDGKGKSLWAPREEGQIEALRRAYGSSLRADRLQYIEAHATSTPVGDATEVKALSRGLAGRIPAGYRIPIGSVKANIGHTLETAGLAGLVKTVLALKHRVIPPTPFVEQPNPKIPWAETPFDLPVEARQWPAQPDGSPRRAGVNAFGIGGLNAHVVVDEYCPQEAQRLVGDRAQPKVKNDNNAPADLAIIGMGAILPGATDWQSFWERTLQGISGIVPLPPGRFMTSNLPLEPSQLSGGFLPDYEYDWRKHKVPPKQIQGADPLQFMLLDAVDQALVHSGYRDREYDRTRTGMIVGSIFGGEFGNQLQMGIRLHEFLSDLRVRLEAIGISDERIDDLSEAYGDLLLKRMPALLDETGSFTSSTLASRCTKTFDLMGGATAIDGGDTSALGALHLASTLLHTGHTDMMIVASGQRSGGFSMFDYHCKRSTLSTDSTVRPLFEPNGILPGEGVGVLVVKTLEKAERDGDTVHAVIRGFGAASGGTMAENTKLSITRALAASQTHVSEVGLVEATAAGDAKYDRGLLAGLISTFPENGSQGHRSGVPAHVRTVADSTGALGGASSMASLLRAAESVKTRLVAPLLHRPTETSTHGLNRFSLSNKREALPSVSHDLAAAALVTSMQDDTVAYSAVVSSHEFAKSTRQPVVTKHSHNRDEGSKASREIAAAAPSDSDNQWRIVTLGAATVSELLANVEALGADVERAFSAGEQPFGVDDRFRLAFVVNSPADLAEKVQPAWSGLQFERNLAHLAVQGIFFSMVSERPNLVTMLFPGQGSQYAGMWVTQIANDPVWSRTAAEIDRVLGSLNMPSVQHVLNDDVQLLGKDVFRTQLAMLLSNTLAMRQVAAWDTTPDLVIGHSYGELVAMLAAGVWDLSTVVRATYQRCLAIDDANLPSASLLSVGADANTLAPMIEQYGGDVWISSCNSPRQTVVGGRNESVLEFAELLKRKRLSSKRLAVPCAFHTPLMQAAQPGFAAAMADLPMRPARLPVLSTVSGRYESDPTRLMAGLVKQLVAPIPYVSCIERAVNDGCRLFIEAGPSQVLTGLNRHILADRSDCVSIAMDDRRNGAGRSLACVRAALAVNGRLGAELRRNPAIDIFDVYPDSNVSAGKKKSAIQATRSIRSSTDDANVSCRPQDEVRNVAAIPSASAATTASPVAVTLPATVQVSRHVRTLELNGTAREMGRQYGLMERDRIGQLLSLCAGTFGTNGSDLPDLSDVVPHTQQYWCEESFEELQGVAEGSGVALESLIAMNFWLYPDIEAGCAHFLVPAYDNPNAWWHGANEDLPIGLTLRGPLPRSVCIRRPETGLPHVLFTVSGQVGAIAGFNDAGLSMSSSMLVDRPRSDQNRFGLLHGLLIARVLQRAETIEDAIQTIKATRRRGAWGITLHETETGKRTYLEYDGSQLAVHHCAEPSVLASNHAQLLSAEVDTPPHSTNRLNRLAELFPATVDRFSLDQAQRALRDQHCPHRERETAYPTMHTISRVDNQASVVMAPAEAKAWIAVTDPALTGSHRPLQESADGGDAGIIDEGRISNRRLENDRFVEIDLRPFGFRTHPQKGNRVQTPKHPAKSHSAAERKICLDTPLTVAECPWPLLSPAEFTRLATSEKGRSPVDASERICNRFVVRMVPRKLADYPGEQTDKTSVGIVLVLGDGPLAEQIHRRLVISGRSAILQSTKLTVEQIIENLTKAYGEHRTLHVIVTECGPRDSADHAGDPIVANDLLNQSAEQIASGLIVPYRVLQWWYGGLVADKLTNHSSCFGVIRTAGDFGFSGQLQSVADGGLTGLIKAIRLENKVGLDDRFAAGIIDVARELPVDAAATAVLDEWQAQCGEAEVGYDREGMRYVLRPINIPIQSLSDGENLGANALSQIEGAWIITGGARGVTAAVAEAIGQRVRGTLHLIGSSSPPEIDPAWCALDDVGLRELRTHVMREAIAEKAIPAERWSAIEKAIEIRRTLDRFAAKGVRCQYWGCDVSNIDSLNAVLHRIRERGEQIVGVIHGAGFEKSNKFSSKKPELVRRTIDSKLAGCTALMQLTAGDPLKAFVIFGSISGRFGGVGQTDYCTANEAVAKLGSWFQRRRPATRVVTLAWHSWDEVGMAVRPETKHAKAMMNMRYMSVAEGVAHLIDELQSGSGETDVTITDWRHYKTFYPDPVWPNNVELASTDPTASVGKPASGNDGRVVPWQRSVRRPHAVSLCPQNSSDLAGRSIVIGDNPDSDAVAEALGQTGVSVIRISTRDTEQAASLIARELEESDVDHLVICTPRDSDAWHISNRSKWIARCDHSIQLPYRVVKQWLEAPAHQPGSTRTLSLFTCLGGDFGVRSRPVGIEGAVLAESISDLCQQHAVRLKIIDGALDVSPPQLADSWLAEISSGDPAVYISIAGERRRSLLQLETKPLPTGAAHLPQPGSVWIAVSQDCVWFEQIASRFAERFSLKMHFIGTTTGPEQRALQVYPCDLSDRQELSALLTNVRAQHGRPQGVLQCTDGSDAFSQALMTKDLIDLTRQDPLAVFLSMGVSSPARSGDLNGASAFIADLRHENRGLQATRIQLEPHADQLARFADDVVDQLKCELSNRCPDGEVRLHRTGGGEKLRLPLLNCQHETGPSDQQVFRIDLDAKTDPFLYEHLFRSRPLMPLVASVEAIVEAGYGRAAEPDNPIVLSNIAIQNGLPVNKDERQSCRVLLESCEEGTQAALVADFVNSRQVTVQKNQPRVSALIPRDAPILNPGSLRLSEPVFWAAAEFKGNEVIYHGPPFRALRSICRAGRAMLGNLVAPDPHELFGDQRSGTPLTPMAVLDSCLFTAGTLLWMEEPNQVGIPMGIEMLQINRTISQNESLLVRTEVVHKSPGLAKLDFDVWDASGLAVLSVRGYQCALVRGAMS comes from the coding sequence ATGACGACACCCTCAAACGCATTGCAAGAGATCCCGCTCGCGATAGTTTCCATGGCTTGCCGGGTTCCGGGCGCGAATAATACTGACGAGTACTGGGACCTGATTCGGCAAGGACGCAGCGCCATCGGTGAGCTGCCTCCCGACCGACTCGACCAACGGATGTATTATGATCCAGTCGAAGGTGCGCGTGCGAAAACCTACAGTCGCATCGGCGGGATCGTTCGCAGTGAATCGCGAGCGGTCGAGCCTTTCGGACTGACGGCAGAAGATATCGCTGCCGCTGATGAGGCACACTTGGAGTTGTTGAGCGTCGCAGCCGAAGCGATGCGTAGCGCGGGATGGGACCCTCACGACCTGCCGAACCGTCGCGCCGGTGTTTACATTGGCCACACGCGCGGCACGGGTTTAGGCGGCGATTTGATGTACCGAACGCTGGTCCCTGAAACGGCCAGCTATTTGAATGATCTTCCGCAATATCACGAGCTCGTCGGCGATCGTGGCGACGAGATCATTCAAAGTATCGTCGGCGAGACACACTCGCGTTATCGCGGACACGATGCCACCGGAGGCCCGAAACTGGAGGCGTTCCAGGCGAGCCGAATCGTTAGCAAAGCGTTCGGACTCGATGGGCCGTACATGGCTCTCAACGCCGCGTGCGCATCGTCGCTCTACGCGCTTGCTGCCGGCGCGACTGCGCTTCAGACCGGCGAGATCGACATGGCTGTCGTCGGCGGCACTTCGCACTGCAAATTTGATAGTCTGATTTTATTCTCGAAGGCTGGTTCGATCTCGGCAACCGGTTCGCGCCCCTTTGACGCCGGCGCCGATGGACTTGTCAGTGCCGAAGGTTACGTGATTCTGGTGCTCAAAACATTGGCACGTGCTGTGGCTGATGGGGACCAGGTGGAAGCGGTGATTCGTGGAATCGGCGTGTCTTCCGATGGGAAGGGCAAGAGTTTGTGGGCACCTCGAGAAGAGGGCCAGATCGAGGCATTGCGCCGCGCCTACGGTTCGTCGTTGCGAGCAGATCGCTTGCAGTATATCGAGGCCCATGCGACCAGCACTCCGGTCGGTGATGCGACCGAAGTGAAAGCCCTTTCGCGCGGACTCGCTGGCAGGATTCCGGCAGGCTACCGGATCCCTATCGGCAGCGTGAAAGCGAATATCGGACACACGCTCGAAACTGCGGGTTTGGCCGGACTCGTCAAAACAGTACTGGCACTGAAGCACCGCGTCATTCCCCCCACACCTTTTGTCGAACAGCCTAACCCGAAAATCCCCTGGGCGGAGACTCCATTCGACTTACCCGTAGAAGCACGTCAGTGGCCGGCACAACCGGATGGTTCGCCACGTCGCGCGGGTGTCAACGCATTTGGGATCGGTGGGCTCAATGCTCACGTAGTAGTCGATGAGTACTGTCCCCAGGAAGCTCAGAGACTGGTTGGCGATCGAGCTCAGCCGAAGGTAAAGAACGACAACAACGCCCCGGCTGATCTCGCTATCATCGGCATGGGGGCAATTCTCCCCGGCGCAACGGATTGGCAATCGTTCTGGGAACGAACGTTGCAAGGCATTTCGGGAATTGTGCCACTTCCGCCAGGTCGTTTCATGACGTCCAATCTGCCCCTTGAGCCATCTCAGCTTAGCGGCGGTTTTTTGCCGGACTACGAATACGATTGGCGAAAACATAAGGTCCCGCCCAAACAGATTCAGGGTGCTGATCCATTGCAGTTCATGCTGCTCGATGCGGTTGACCAGGCTCTCGTGCACAGCGGGTACCGAGACCGCGAATATGATAGAACCCGAACTGGGATGATCGTTGGCAGCATCTTCGGTGGTGAATTTGGAAATCAACTGCAAATGGGAATTCGATTGCACGAGTTCCTCAGTGATCTCCGTGTTCGTCTCGAGGCGATTGGCATTTCGGATGAACGGATTGACGATCTATCGGAGGCCTACGGTGACCTACTCCTCAAACGGATGCCCGCGTTACTCGATGAAACCGGTTCGTTCACCAGCAGTACGCTAGCGTCGCGATGTACCAAGACGTTCGATCTGATGGGCGGGGCGACCGCAATCGACGGTGGTGACACCTCCGCACTCGGTGCGTTGCATCTGGCATCCACCCTGTTGCACACCGGTCACACCGACATGATGATCGTCGCGTCGGGACAGCGGTCGGGCGGGTTTTCAATGTTTGATTATCATTGCAAACGCTCGACGCTCTCAACCGATTCGACGGTCCGCCCGCTATTTGAACCAAACGGAATCCTTCCAGGCGAGGGTGTCGGTGTCCTGGTGGTCAAGACACTTGAGAAGGCAGAGCGGGACGGCGACACGGTGCACGCGGTGATACGTGGCTTCGGAGCAGCCTCAGGGGGCACGATGGCCGAGAACACGAAACTATCGATTACCCGAGCGCTTGCCGCATCTCAAACGCATGTCAGTGAGGTGGGGTTGGTGGAAGCAACCGCTGCCGGCGATGCGAAGTATGATCGGGGCCTACTGGCCGGTTTGATCTCCACCTTCCCCGAAAACGGCTCGCAGGGGCACCGCAGTGGTGTTCCCGCGCATGTTCGCACTGTTGCTGATAGCACCGGCGCGCTGGGTGGCGCCTCCTCGATGGCGTCCCTGCTGCGTGCTGCCGAATCGGTGAAAACGAGGCTGGTTGCGCCGCTGTTACATCGCCCTACCGAGACATCAACCCATGGGCTCAACCGTTTTTCGCTATCCAACAAACGGGAGGCATTACCTAGCGTCTCGCACGACCTGGCCGCTGCGGCATTGGTGACCTCCATGCAAGATGATACCGTTGCATATTCGGCGGTGGTCAGCTCGCACGAGTTTGCGAAATCGACACGACAACCGGTCGTGACGAAGCACTCGCACAATCGCGACGAGGGTAGCAAAGCCTCCAGAGAAATTGCCGCCGCTGCGCCGAGCGATTCCGATAATCAGTGGCGAATCGTCACCCTCGGGGCAGCCACTGTCTCCGAGTTACTTGCGAACGTGGAGGCACTGGGTGCCGATGTCGAACGCGCGTTTTCGGCAGGCGAGCAGCCCTTCGGTGTCGATGATCGTTTCCGACTGGCCTTCGTCGTGAACTCACCCGCAGACTTGGCTGAGAAAGTACAGCCAGCATGGAGCGGTCTCCAATTTGAACGCAACCTAGCCCACCTCGCTGTGCAGGGGATCTTCTTCAGCATGGTGTCGGAGAGGCCGAATCTCGTCACGATGTTGTTTCCAGGTCAAGGTTCTCAGTACGCTGGAATGTGGGTCACCCAGATTGCGAACGACCCCGTTTGGTCGCGCACAGCGGCAGAGATTGATCGCGTGCTGGGATCGTTAAACATGCCGTCGGTGCAGCATGTGCTCAACGACGATGTCCAACTATTGGGCAAAGATGTGTTTCGCACACAGCTCGCCATGTTGCTGAGCAACACCTTGGCGATGCGCCAGGTCGCCGCGTGGGACACCACGCCGGACCTCGTGATTGGCCACAGCTACGGCGAGCTCGTCGCAATGCTAGCCGCCGGCGTGTGGGATTTGTCTACCGTGGTGCGCGCCACCTACCAGCGGTGTCTCGCGATCGACGACGCGAATCTACCCAGCGCATCATTGCTCTCGGTGGGTGCGGATGCGAACACACTCGCTCCAATGATTGAACAGTACGGAGGAGATGTGTGGATATCCAGTTGCAACTCTCCGAGACAAACCGTAGTAGGTGGACGCAACGAATCGGTTCTCGAATTTGCGGAGCTCTTAAAACGGAAACGATTGTCGTCGAAGCGTTTGGCGGTACCGTGCGCGTTTCACACGCCATTGATGCAGGCAGCCCAGCCTGGATTTGCTGCGGCGATGGCGGATCTCCCCATGCGACCGGCACGGCTGCCCGTACTCAGTACCGTGAGCGGAAGATACGAATCCGATCCAACGCGATTAATGGCTGGCTTGGTCAAGCAATTGGTGGCTCCGATTCCGTATGTTTCATGTATCGAGCGAGCTGTTAATGATGGCTGTCGTTTATTTATCGAGGCCGGTCCATCGCAAGTGCTAACGGGACTCAATCGCCATATCCTCGCCGACCGGAGCGATTGTGTCTCAATTGCGATGGACGACCGCCGCAACGGTGCCGGGAGAAGCCTTGCCTGCGTCCGCGCTGCGCTCGCTGTCAATGGACGGCTCGGTGCAGAGCTGAGACGCAATCCCGCGATCGATATTTTCGACGTATACCCCGACTCGAATGTGTCCGCGGGAAAAAAAAAATCAGCGATCCAAGCCACCCGTTCGATCCGATCGTCAACCGATGACGCCAATGTGTCTTGTCGACCGCAAGACGAGGTGAGGAATGTCGCTGCGATTCCGTCCGCATCTGCTGCGACGACAGCGTCTCCCGTGGCAGTCACGCTCCCCGCGACAGTTCAGGTATCCCGACATGTGCGAACGCTCGAACTGAATGGAACAGCTCGTGAGATGGGGCGGCAATACGGTTTGATGGAACGTGATCGCATCGGGCAACTGTTGTCCCTATGCGCCGGCACGTTCGGTACCAACGGCAGTGACCTGCCGGACCTATCCGATGTTGTTCCTCATACTCAACAATATTGGTGCGAGGAATCGTTTGAGGAGCTTCAAGGCGTCGCCGAAGGTAGTGGTGTGGCGTTGGAAAGCTTGATCGCGATGAACTTTTGGCTTTACCCTGATATCGAAGCAGGCTGCGCACACTTTCTTGTGCCGGCCTACGACAATCCAAACGCGTGGTGGCATGGGGCCAACGAAGACCTGCCCATCGGTTTGACCCTGCGAGGCCCCCTACCACGAAGTGTATGCATACGGAGGCCCGAAACAGGGCTTCCTCATGTACTCTTCACCGTTTCTGGGCAGGTCGGGGCGATCGCGGGATTCAACGACGCTGGACTGAGCATGAGCAGTTCCATGTTGGTCGATCGGCCACGAAGCGATCAGAATCGATTCGGATTGCTTCACGGTCTTTTGATCGCTCGTGTGCTGCAACGCGCCGAGACCATCGAGGACGCAATCCAAACGATCAAGGCTACACGGCGACGCGGCGCGTGGGGGATCACGTTGCACGAAACCGAGACGGGAAAACGAACCTATCTGGAATACGATGGCTCCCAGCTGGCTGTCCACCACTGCGCGGAACCGTCGGTGCTGGCGTCGAATCATGCACAACTGCTCTCCGCAGAAGTCGATACACCGCCCCATTCCACGAATCGCTTGAATCGTCTTGCCGAGCTCTTTCCGGCCACCGTCGATCGATTCTCACTTGACCAAGCCCAACGGGCATTGCGAGATCAACACTGTCCGCATCGTGAACGCGAGACTGCGTATCCGACCATGCATACGATCAGCCGGGTGGACAATCAGGCCAGTGTCGTAATGGCACCAGCTGAGGCGAAGGCATGGATTGCCGTGACGGACCCGGCTTTGACGGGATCACACCGCCCCTTGCAAGAGTCAGCCGACGGCGGAGACGCAGGGATCATTGATGAGGGTCGCATCTCAAACCGACGTTTAGAGAATGATCGCTTCGTCGAAATTGATTTGCGTCCGTTTGGCTTCCGCACGCACCCACAGAAGGGCAATCGTGTCCAAACACCTAAACACCCTGCGAAATCACACTCAGCAGCAGAGCGGAAAATCTGTCTTGACACGCCCCTCACGGTAGCGGAGTGCCCTTGGCCATTATTGTCGCCTGCCGAGTTCACGCGTTTGGCAACGAGCGAAAAAGGACGTTCGCCAGTTGACGCGAGTGAGCGGATTTGCAATCGATTTGTCGTACGGATGGTGCCTCGAAAATTGGCAGATTACCCGGGCGAACAGACCGACAAGACTTCCGTTGGCATCGTGCTGGTGCTCGGTGACGGTCCTTTGGCGGAGCAAATTCATCGTCGATTGGTTATCAGTGGACGAAGCGCGATCTTACAGTCGACCAAATTGACGGTCGAACAAATTATCGAAAACCTCACAAAAGCGTACGGAGAGCACCGCACTCTTCATGTGATCGTAACCGAGTGTGGACCGCGAGATAGCGCTGATCATGCAGGCGACCCCATAGTAGCGAACGATCTCTTAAACCAATCTGCAGAGCAAATCGCCAGTGGACTGATTGTGCCATACCGAGTGTTGCAATGGTGGTATGGTGGACTTGTTGCAGACAAATTGACAAACCATTCGTCGTGTTTTGGGGTGATTCGCACCGCTGGCGATTTTGGATTCTCGGGGCAGTTGCAGAGTGTTGCCGACGGCGGTCTCACGGGGCTGATTAAAGCTATCCGGTTAGAAAACAAAGTCGGATTGGATGACAGATTTGCTGCGGGCATCATTGATGTCGCTCGCGAACTTCCAGTGGATGCCGCCGCGACTGCGGTACTCGATGAGTGGCAAGCACAATGCGGTGAGGCCGAAGTTGGATACGATCGCGAGGGAATGCGCTACGTCCTCCGGCCGATCAACATACCCATTCAATCGCTCAGTGATGGTGAGAATTTAGGCGCCAATGCACTCTCGCAAATCGAGGGTGCCTGGATCATCACCGGTGGCGCTCGTGGCGTGACAGCCGCAGTCGCTGAGGCGATTGGGCAACGTGTACGCGGGACGTTGCATCTGATTGGTTCGTCATCTCCGCCAGAGATCGATCCAGCTTGGTGTGCGTTGGACGATGTGGGATTGCGAGAGTTGCGTACCCACGTCATGCGAGAGGCGATCGCCGAAAAGGCCATCCCCGCTGAGCGATGGTCCGCAATCGAGAAAGCTATTGAGATCCGCCGGACGCTCGATCGCTTTGCGGCCAAGGGAGTCCGCTGTCAATATTGGGGATGCGACGTTTCAAACATCGACTCACTCAACGCGGTCCTGCATCGTATTCGCGAGCGAGGTGAGCAGATCGTAGGGGTCATTCACGGAGCTGGATTTGAGAAGTCAAATAAGTTTTCCTCGAAGAAACCTGAGCTGGTGCGTCGCACGATCGATTCCAAGCTCGCAGGATGCACAGCGCTCATGCAGCTGACCGCTGGTGATCCGCTAAAAGCTTTCGTGATATTTGGATCGATCAGCGGGCGGTTTGGCGGTGTTGGCCAAACAGATTACTGCACGGCGAATGAAGCGGTCGCCAAGTTAGGCTCGTGGTTCCAACGCCGCCGTCCTGCAACACGTGTGGTCACGCTCGCGTGGCACTCATGGGACGAAGTCGGAATGGCCGTCCGACCCGAAACTAAGCATGCGAAGGCGATGATGAATATGCGATACATGAGTGTCGCCGAAGGTGTCGCCCATCTGATCGACGAACTGCAATCTGGTAGTGGAGAGACGGATGTCACGATCACGGACTGGAGGCATTACAAGACCTTCTATCCGGATCCTGTTTGGCCCAACAATGTGGAGCTAGCCTCAACAGACCCCACGGCGTCGGTTGGGAAGCCGGCCTCAGGAAACGACGGTCGAGTTGTCCCCTGGCAGCGATCGGTTCGACGCCCCCACGCAGTATCGCTTTGCCCACAGAACAGCTCAGACTTGGCAGGTCGTTCGATCGTGATTGGGGACAATCCTGATAGCGATGCCGTCGCCGAGGCGCTGGGTCAGACTGGGGTTTCAGTTATACGGATCTCGACGCGCGATACCGAACAGGCGGCGTCCCTCATCGCTCGGGAGCTTGAAGAGTCCGATGTCGACCATCTCGTCATTTGCACACCGCGTGATTCCGACGCTTGGCACATTAGCAATCGCTCCAAGTGGATAGCGCGCTGCGATCATTCTATCCAGCTTCCTTACCGGGTGGTCAAGCAGTGGCTGGAGGCTCCCGCTCACCAACCTGGATCAACTCGGACGCTCAGCCTATTTACCTGTTTGGGGGGCGATTTCGGCGTTCGTTCGCGACCGGTCGGGATCGAAGGCGCAGTGTTGGCAGAATCCATTTCCGATCTATGCCAACAGCACGCTGTTCGACTGAAGATTATTGACGGTGCCTTAGACGTTTCGCCTCCTCAGCTGGCTGATTCATGGCTCGCAGAAATCTCGTCTGGAGATCCTGCCGTTTATATCAGTATCGCGGGCGAGCGACGCCGCAGCCTACTCCAGCTCGAGACGAAGCCACTACCGACGGGAGCAGCCCATCTACCGCAACCTGGATCGGTATGGATCGCTGTGTCCCAAGATTGCGTATGGTTCGAACAGATTGCATCTCGGTTCGCCGAACGATTCTCCCTTAAGATGCACTTCATTGGCACGACAACGGGCCCCGAACAGCGAGCTCTCCAGGTTTACCCCTGTGATCTCAGCGATCGGCAGGAGTTATCCGCTCTTCTCACGAACGTGCGGGCACAACATGGACGCCCCCAAGGTGTGCTGCAATGCACAGACGGCAGCGATGCGTTCTCGCAGGCATTGATGACGAAGGACCTGATCGACCTCACCAGGCAGGATCCGCTCGCAGTATTCTTAAGCATGGGTGTGTCTTCGCCAGCGCGATCCGGCGATTTGAACGGTGCGAGTGCGTTCATTGCTGACCTTCGCCACGAGAATCGAGGGCTCCAGGCGACTCGTATTCAATTGGAACCGCATGCTGATCAACTCGCTCGATTTGCGGACGACGTCGTGGATCAGTTGAAGTGCGAACTCTCGAATCGGTGTCCCGACGGGGAGGTCCGTTTGCACCGGACGGGCGGCGGCGAAAAACTGAGACTGCCGCTATTAAATTGTCAGCACGAGACTGGACCGTCGGATCAACAGGTATTTCGAATTGACCTTGATGCCAAAACCGATCCGTTCTTGTACGAACATCTCTTTCGTTCCCGACCTTTGATGCCGCTGGTAGCATCGGTGGAGGCAATTGTGGAAGCGGGTTACGGTCGCGCGGCGGAACCCGACAATCCGATCGTCCTATCAAACATCGCGATTCAAAACGGCCTTCCGGTCAATAAAGACGAGAGACAATCGTGCCGCGTGCTATTAGAGAGCTGCGAAGAGGGGACTCAGGCGGCCCTGGTGGCGGATTTTGTCAACAGCCGCCAAGTAACTGTTCAAAAGAATCAGCCCCGAGTCAGCGCTTTGATCCCGCGTGATGCACCCATCCTGAATCCTGGGTCGTTGCGGTTGTCGGAGCCTGTCTTCTGGGCCGCCGCCGAGTTCAAGGGTAACGAGGTCATCTATCACGGCCCTCCGTTCCGCGCTCTGCGTAGCATTTGCCGTGCCGGTCGCGCGATGCTCGGGAATCTCGTGGCTCCCGATCCTCACGAACTCTTTGGTGATCAACGTTCCGGCACTCCTCTGACTCCCATGGCGGTCCTGGACTCGTGTCTTTTCACGGCGGGCACCTTGCTGTGGATGGAAGAACCAAACCAAGTGGGGATACCGATGGGAATTGAAATGCTTCAGATTAATCGCACGATTTCCCAAAACGAGTCCTTGCTGGTACGCACTGAAGTGGTCCACAAGTCACCGGGCTTGGCGAAACTGGATTTTGATGTTTGGGACGCGTCCGGGCTCGCGGTGCTGAGTGTGCGTGGCTACCAATGTGCGCTCGTCCGCGGAGCCATGTCATGA
- a CDS encoding phosphopantetheine-binding protein: protein MTSSNAATEKARPVLKTETLPGGIIHFDATETRRHRMRSEAMKTTPQTPTSVVPSTQQSATSSSYPHTAGQNTIASGQVTPSRSAASSGDATEPWWDRVMRDFDDANAPAACATPSAPPVTSEHSSMGSATDSASRTAPRAPEQEISQLVAAVPSTNGHHLPSTLQNREECAGDVSPLSETELKRFLINFVVEQTGYPEEIVEMDADLEADLGIDSIKKAQMFGEIGEHFGLQPDENVSLDDFLTLSSVLAYLVEARVSTDGANEQPALNTPSVDESPLLATEDPAPESYPIPAVSNGVPSVSASDDASPSRGELQSFLVNFVVEQTGYPEEIVEMDADLEADLGIDSIKKAQMFGEIGEYFSLPPDENMSLDDFPTLDDVLAYLQANL from the coding sequence GTGACTTCGTCTAACGCTGCGACGGAGAAGGCACGTCCTGTTCTGAAGACCGAGACGCTCCCCGGCGGAATTATTCATTTCGACGCTACGGAAACTCGCCGTCATCGCATGCGCAGCGAAGCGATGAAGACGACACCGCAAACCCCAACTTCGGTCGTACCCTCTACCCAGCAATCGGCCACGTCCTCCAGTTACCCCCACACGGCGGGCCAAAACACAATCGCCAGTGGGCAGGTAACACCGTCTCGGTCGGCAGCGTCGAGCGGCGATGCGACTGAACCGTGGTGGGACCGCGTGATGCGAGATTTCGACGACGCCAACGCCCCGGCTGCCTGCGCCACGCCGTCGGCGCCGCCCGTTACCTCTGAACATAGCAGTATGGGGTCCGCGACCGACTCAGCGTCTCGGACTGCTCCCCGCGCTCCGGAGCAAGAAATCAGCCAGCTCGTCGCGGCAGTGCCGTCAACGAACGGCCACCACCTTCCTTCCACTTTACAGAACCGTGAGGAATGTGCAGGCGATGTCAGTCCTCTGTCGGAGACCGAGCTCAAGCGATTTCTCATCAATTTCGTAGTTGAACAGACAGGGTACCCGGAAGAAATTGTCGAAATGGACGCCGACCTTGAAGCGGATTTAGGCATCGACAGTATCAAGAAAGCCCAGATGTTCGGAGAGATCGGCGAGCATTTTGGACTGCAGCCTGACGAAAATGTCTCCCTCGACGATTTTTTGACATTGAGCTCCGTCCTGGCGTACTTGGTCGAAGCCCGGGTGAGTACTGATGGTGCGAACGAGCAGCCGGCATTGAACACACCGAGTGTGGATGAATCGCCACTGTTAGCAACGGAGGATCCTGCTCCGGAGAGTTATCCGATCCCAGCGGTTAGCAACGGCGTGCCATCGGTTTCGGCGTCGGACGATGCTTCGCCTTCACGCGGCGAATTACAGAGCTTCCTTGTCAATTTCGTGGTCGAGCAAACGGGATATCCGGAGGAGATTGTTGAGATGGATGCGGATCTCGAAGCGGACTTAGGCATCGACAGCATCAAGAAGGCTCAGATGTTTGGCGAAATCGGCGAATACTTCTCACTGCCCCCGGATGAGAATATGTCGCTCGATGACTTCCCGACACTCGACGATGTCTTAGCATACCTACAAGCAAACCTGTAA